Within Diprion similis isolate iyDipSimi1 chromosome 11, iyDipSimi1.1, whole genome shotgun sequence, the genomic segment ATACGCGTTTAATGCATGCTCAGTACTGTGCGTACAGATTATCAATCAGTTTGACAATGTAGTTTAAACTTGAACGTCATAATATCACGATTACCGTGAAAAAGCGTGAAAGCTCATTGGAATATTCATTCGAAATCCGAATTCCGAGTGTTAATAAAACATTTATGCTCCGACAACCGTCACTTATTTGAAACAGCtgcgaaataattaaataagtgTCTGTATCAAGTAGATATAATAGGCACAATCAGTGTCGACGGTTATATTAGGCTAGTAAGAATTGATCGTATTTGGGATATTACTCGCATCAAAAGTGTGCTGTGTTGCAATTTACTTTATGTGATACATGAACGCGATCCGCAAGCGTTACTTGATTAGATGATATTTTACTATTTACAAGTTTATTAGGCTGTTGAAGCAATTGATGAAGTATTGCAGTTAGTCTcatgaataatattaattaaatataaaatatgtatttgtatagaaaaatgtgaACAATTGTTATTGACTATTCTAGACCGAATATATAAGTGTAATGAAATGTAAACTCTTTTAGtctaatattttccatttctattacggaatttatttgaaacatcATTTCGGTTcatgtggaaaaattttcactgtgcCTCCAtcattttcagctcaaaaaaaattatgacattttttcactgaattaTCAAACATGTTACAATACGTGTTAAACTTATGAATATACTACTTAGTAATGAGGCAAGAGCGGTTTCTTAAAGGTATCCTTGTAGTTGGGTAGCTTTTATGGAGACTTGGTAAGATGAGAAATATATTAGATGTTAGTAAATTACTTGTATTTATTTGTCTAATACCAATTACATGCATACAGCATGTCATGTGCATTAGTGATGAATTCAAGAAATATTGTACAATGAACAAAATGTTACTTAATTTTGCATAATTGTCTTAGAATGAAAATGTTTAGCATAATTTGAAGAAAGATATAGCGGTTATATTAGTTGTAAAACCTAAGCGcaagttgtttgaaatttaagaTAGAAACAAGCCTGAAGAATACCAGTCAATATTATTGTGCTTATATAACTGTAACAGGAAGCACTCGAATAATTGGCATTCAACGGTGATTGATGTTTGCGCTCTATCTTCAAACTGCATTGGTAAAAAGAGCAAGAAAACATTCGTGGTGCATGAAAGCGTGCAGTAAGTAACCAGCACGACACACGTTTTTTCAATACCCAGCTGTATCTATACATACTTAATATCTGTGCTTTACAAAATATGAGTTATAGACGGTGTTGAGGTATGAAAAGAGTAACATTTCGAATGATATTTACAGACTATAACAAGGTGAGGGTAAAGAAATAGAAAGATCGAAACATAGAAGGGccacaatatcgaatttttgaaaaagtgaaaatttaatttgtagAATTTGGAAATGTAGAATGCTGAAGTACGGAAAAGTAAtttgtgaatttcaaaaatacttgGGCGGTAAAGTTGTGAAcaagaataattgaatttttctcgtaATCTTTAAAAAGTGCAGCGACGATCAACGAGCTGACACGTTTACTtataatctatttttttttgtcaacctTTGTTCTTTTCCCGCCACCTTTGGTTTGCTTTACCCGTTTGTTCGGCTGCTTCGTGGACGTGCTGggcgtttcttcttcttcgtcaccATTGAAATCATATTTAGCCGTTAGCCGTTCTCTGATGAGAACAGCTTTAATCAACTTTCTCCAATTCCCGTAAACCCTTTTCTCGTACTTTTCTCTGGCACGCTTATCTGCCTCTGCTTGTTCCACCTCCCAAGCCTCCCGTAAGACATCTTCAAACTCCTCACAAACAATAAATCCATCAAAAGCAGGCAGCGCTCCATGTCCGCCAAAATTGAAGCCCACTACAGCTGGAGCGCAATCAATGTCCAATTTTCTGGCAATACGGTTCAGTGCTGGAActgaatagaataaaaaaaaaaatacacaccaAACATTATTCCTGTacagatattatttttctacagaCAATATTCAATGACGAACAATATGGATGTTGATCTATATTAATTCATTACTCACGCTGAATGTGAACAGTTCCTTTAGGCAGCATACACTCTTTGAATAAGTCCACATTTCCATATTCATTCCGAGGAACAATGCCATCCTTGGCCTCCGGCGGAACGTACGGATCCGTCTGCCATTTTCCAAATACTTCAAGCGACTCATCTTTTAGCCTGGCACCTGAAAGCTTTTCATCGAGACCATGTGGTCATTGTACAAGAAATCCATCGGATTGCGTAGGTATGGCGTTAtgcaaattgaaatcaataagATAGCGCAATTGTAATAACTGAACATGACGTACCTTATCATATTTTGGTCTTGCTTTAACAACTTTGTAGTGTTTCTCCCCTGGTTTCACTACCCTAGCGCTTTTGACCCACGTTTCACGCGAACGCAGTGTGTGAACACAATGACGAGAGTATATAGGCTCGCCACGAACGTAGCCAAGTGGAACGACATCCGGTGGGTACAAGGCTTCAAATTTGAGAAGATGTCTGGGCAGAACGTACAAGGGGTGACCTTTGCACTCTGATACTGTCTTTGGTAGGGGCTGTTCCAGTTCCCTGTAAGaaacaatgatttttcatttatttctacGGAACCCTGATCAGATTAAGTATCACACGTATATCAAAAGCCAGATACAATTTATTACTTTTGCTTGAGCATCTCATCCTCTGCTTTTGTTAAGGCTGTTTCAGGTTCTTTCCAAGAAGTGTGAGCTTCTAACCACCACTTCTCATCAATCCGTTGTTTGCGGGTGACGGTCAGCCAGTGGGGACAATATCGGCGTGTTACATCCTTGATTCGTCCCTCGGAGTTCCAGGCCATGACGTACAGCACTGGATCCGCAGCGTTTTTCTACAAGTATCAAAGTAGTGTCTTATTGTTACCAATTCGCAGATCCATGGTTTCTCAGACTAAGGAAATGATATTTACATATAGCTCAGCagtgcaatgaatttttgcatctgGTACGCTGACGCTTATCCAGTTTTCCTCGGACTCAACGTAAACTTCTGCCCATATATCCTTtgcttttttcacttttttcagcTTCTCATCATTCTCTTCATCCTCTTCATCAGACGATATCAGCTTCCTGGCGGTTGAGTTTCTCCTTGGAGTTTTATTAgactgttttttaattttagaagCAGCATTTTTATTCTGACTGCGAGAGCCCTGTTTGGAAGATAATGCTTTGCCCTTTGACCTGCGAGTTCTTTCAAATGGTTCGTCATCCGTATCCTCCTCATCATCCTCATTCTCCTCCTTATCGTCATCCATTTTGtactcatcatcatcatcatcatcatccgtATCCGCATCTTTCGGCCAATGTTTGTCAGCTGTTTTTGCCCGAGACCTTAAAGTTCTTCCACCTTTTTCAGTCACCTCTTTGTCGTTTTTGACTTTATCAGAGTTTCTTTGGCCCTTCTTGTCTACAGGGATTGCGGTAGCTATCGTTCTTGATCTCAATTTTTTAGCTGGTGGTTTAACATCCTCCGCAGATTCTGTATTCacacttttctttctttttagaaTTTCAGCTGCCTTTTTCCTGGCCTCAGTGGCTTTGCGAAGTCTGGCTGATatgtttcctttttcctcttctcgtTTAACAGGACTTTTCGTTTCTTGTATCATTTTTGGATTTCTTGTggctgtttcttttttcggtTCCTTTTTTACCTTCGCAGCTTTCACTTGGGAAGACTGTGGGTCGATGAGCTGATCTTTTGTTACTTTAAGAGCTGGCGGCTGCAGAGATATGACCAAGCGACAAGTCAGCCCCAAGGCTCTTAGCGTTGCTACGTAGAGTAGAACGAGTTCTTGATAATTGTGGATCTCCTTGTCTTTGAGTCTCCTTAGCAAATTCAGCGTCGTAATGCCGCACTCTGGCTTGCCCGTAGGAAACGTGAAAACGCTGTGAAACCATTTGGTGATTTTTTCAAGGTAAGAAAGATCAACCCTGCCTTTCGGGTAACAGTTTTTTGGTGCTAATTTTAGCGCAGCTGCAAGTAATATCGGATTGTTAATTTGCTTATTTATATAGAAACCATGCGCCAGCCAACACAGGAGTCCTACTTTGTGAAGCAATACTTGATTGGACCTCAGCTGTTGATTCAActtctttttcaacaaatcctCAAGCGtttcctgttttttcttcttccgctGATTGAAAATCAGGTTTGGATCGACCAGAGTTATTTTTACACCTTCTTTTGGAATGCTGTAGTTAGACGGAGCGGAGGCTGCAGCTGATTCTTCTTCGTCCGGCTCATCCTGATCTTGATCCGCAGTTGAAGCTGTCGCTCCAGATTCGCCCAAGAGTAAAAGATCAGCTATTTCGTTGGTGAGTTCTTTTTTAACAGGCTTTGTATTTTCAGGTTGTTCTGCACTGCTCTGATCAGACTGAATCGCTTGACTTTTCTTCGTTGCCTCAAGGTTCTTGAGGACTTGAGCCATGAGGTCATCATTGGTACCGTGGGATTCATTTTCGTAATCAAAATCAGACTCCTCCGAGCTTTCGGGCTTTTTTGGTACGCTCGCTGTTTTTCGATTAGGTTTTGTGAAAAACGGTGATATTGACTTCAGCTTCTCCGGGGCTACCATAAACTCGTTACTACTGTCCGAGCTCTCGCTGTCAGACCCATTAGCGTTCATTTTTCTCACCTCAACAACACGCTAATAACGAACTTCAAACAAAGACTAACCTCGAATCGCGACAGTCATAGTCTCCACGTGACCGCCATAACACGCTCGTTCTGTGTTCGCGCGCGCGCGAAAATGTTAAAGGTTCTCCAGGTATGAAAATGATTGCATAATAGGATTCGCCGGGTTCGCAACTTGTAAagttgaattataattatactaaaCCGGTTCGCGTTTCTACGAGAACCTTTGATGAGACCGGTTCGACCctgagaacttttcgtctttttttctactcttaaTCACGTTTCAACAACTCAACTCATAATGTTGTCGTGCTGTTGCCAGACCACGTGTTCTCCTAAACTCCTATCCTTCGTTTCTAACCGAGAACAAAGACGATAGTTTCGTCTTCTGTGCAGCAGGTTTCtaaccgacgacgacgagatgAGAAACAGAGCGACTGTTACTTGATGAGCAAGTGCCAAGTTTTAGTTCACACGTCTTTTAACAGGTATCACTACTGGTATGCAGTTGATAATACAGCATCACGGCTCCACGTGGttctttcatcaattttatgtTGTAGCAAACGCGTTATAGATATCGTTCGTAATTTTgtacattcttttttttcactaaaaaattAGTCTCACCGTACCGAACGCATCGtgagtgtaaaatttattgagaTTTATTGAGATTTCGAATTTATTAGTTTGGGGGAAATATGCATGAATTCTTCGGTCTTGATTCAGTGTTTTTAATACGGTAAAATTAAAGCGCTGGTTAAAGTAGACACAATTAATCGATATCAATCAGTGTAacgtaaaattaataatatatctgTCTGCGTTTTTTGTACATCaactgaaaataaagaatcccGCATACCTGTTGAAAGGATAATTTCATTGtgcagggaaaaaaaaagagtcatTCTAATTCTTTAATTACTTATATTATTCCAAACTCATGTGTTGAACTTTGAATTAGTTGTTAATTCGCCACAGATTACTGCAAGTTAAAGTGGTACAACAATTAATACATCCAACAATTGGACCGCACataatacattataaatttatacttcACAGATACTATAGACTCAAGTTATTTGTGTGGG encodes:
- the LOC124412682 gene encoding DNA repair protein complementing XP-C cells homolog isoform X1 — protein: MNANGSDSESSDSSNEFMVAPEKLKSISPFFTKPNRKTASVPKKPESSEESDFDYENESHGTNDDLMAQVLKNLEATKKSQAIQSDQSSAEQPENTKPVKKELTNEIADLLLLGESGATASTADQDQDEPDEEESAAASAPSNYSIPKEGVKITLVDPNLIFNQRKKKKQETLEDLLKKKLNQQLRSNQVLLHKVGLLCWLAHGFYINKQINNPILLAAALKLAPKNCYPKGRVDLSYLEKITKWFHSVFTFPTGKPECGITTLNLLRRLKDKEIHNYQELVLLYVATLRALGLTCRLVISLQPPALKVTKDQLIDPQSSQVKAAKVKKEPKKETATRNPKMIQETKSPVKREEEKGNISARLRKATEARKKAAEILKRKKSVNTESAEDVKPPAKKLRSRTIATAIPVDKKGQRNSDKVKNDKEVTEKGGRTLRSRAKTADKHWPKDADTDDDDDDDEYKMDDDKEENEDDEEDTDDEPFERTRRSKGKALSSKQGSRSQNKNAASKIKKQSNKTPRRNSTARKLISSDEEDEENDEKLKKVKKAKDIWAEVYVESEENWISVSVPDAKIHCTAELYKNAADPVLYVMAWNSEGRIKDVTRRYCPHWLTVTRKQRIDEKWWLEAHTSWKEPETALTKAEDEMLKQKELEQPLPKTVSECKGHPLYVLPRHLLKFEALYPPDVVPLGYVRGEPIYSRHCVHTLRSRETWVKSARVVKPGEKHYKVVKARPKYDKLSGARLKDESLEVFGKWQTDPYVPPEAKDGIVPRNEYGNVDLFKECMLPKGTVHIQLPALNRIARKLDIDCAPAVVGFNFGGHGALPAFDGFIVCEEFEDVLREAWEVEQAEADKRAREKYEKRVYGNWRKLIKAVLIRERLTAKYDFNGDEEEETPSTSTKQPNKRVKQTKGGGKRTKVDKKK
- the LOC124412682 gene encoding DNA repair protein complementing XP-C cells homolog isoform X2, with translation MNANGSDSESSDSSNEFMVAPEKLKSISPFFTKPNRKTASVPKKPESSEESDFDYENESHGTNDDLMAQVLKNLEATKKSQAIQSDQSSAEQPENTKPVKKELTNEIADLLLLGESGATASTADQDQDEPDEEESAAASAPSNYSIPKEGVKITLVDPNLIFNQRKKKKQETLEDLLKKKLNQQLRSNQVLLHKVGLLCWLAHGFYINKQINNPILLAAALKLAPKNCYPKGRVDLSYLEKITKWFHSVFTFPTGKPECGITTLNLLRRLKDKEIHNYQELVLLYVATLRALGLTCRLVISLQPPALKVTKDQLIDPQSSQVKAAKVKKEPKKETATRNPKMIQETKSPVKREEEKGNISARLRKATEARKKAAEILKRKKSVNTESAEDVKPPAKKLRSRTIATAIPVDKKGQRNSDKVKNDKEVTEKGGRTLRSRAKTADKHWPKDADTDDDDDDDEYKMDDDKEENEDDEEDTDDEPFERTRRSKGKALSSKQGSRSQNKNAASKIKKQSNKTPRRNSTARKLISSDEEDEENDEKLKKVKKAKDIWAEVYVESEENWISVSVPDAKIHCTAELYKNAADPVLYVMAWNSEGRIKDVTRRYCPHWLTVTRKQRIDEKWWLEAHTSWKEPETALTKAEDEMLKQKELEQPLPKTVSECKGHPLYVLPRHLLKFEALYPPDVVPLGYVRGEPIYSRHCVHTLRSRETWVKSARVVKPGEKHYKVVKARPKYDKVPG